In Microbacterium sp. AB, a single genomic region encodes these proteins:
- a CDS encoding gamma-glutamyltransferase family protein has translation MTASTHWTATATAQAVLERGGNAFDAAVAAAFVLHLVEPHLNGPGGDMTAVFATADAPDRPRVLMGQGPAPAGATIDRFRSEGLDLVPGSGALAAAVPGAVDAWLLLLRDHGTWSVADALAFAIGYARDGHPVLERVVQTIASVSGLFRDHWRTSAERWLPDGVVPRAGERIANPVYAGVLEGLVAAADAAAGAGREAQVDAARARWRDVVGRAVEEFVRTPHRHSDGAEHAGVMTAADVEAFSADVEDAVVARFRGYEVAKTGPWGQGPILLQALKILEGLPDERLDPSTAIGAHTVLEALKLALADREAWYGDSDGPLDAESLAHLLSDEYAAQRRALIGEHASREVRPGSPGGRVPSPLPPLRADEDAADAAGIGEPTVAVVPIGAEHVEPVADAGGATRGDTCHIDVVDRWGNVISATPSGGWLQSSPTIPALGFCLGTRLQMTWLDASSPSALVPGRRPRTTLTPTLVLRDGLPVMALGSPGGDQQDQWQLLMLLRVLVGGYSPQQAIDAPALHTTSFPGSFWPRTGTPGGAVVEDRLGDDVVRALEARGHVVTRSGDWSLGRLSAVTRDPGTGLLGAAANPRGAQGYAAGR, from the coding sequence ATGACCGCGTCGACCCACTGGACGGCGACCGCGACGGCGCAGGCCGTGCTCGAACGCGGCGGCAACGCCTTCGACGCCGCCGTCGCGGCCGCCTTCGTGCTGCACCTCGTCGAGCCGCACCTCAACGGGCCCGGCGGCGACATGACCGCCGTGTTCGCGACCGCTGATGCCCCCGACCGTCCCCGCGTGCTGATGGGGCAGGGGCCGGCGCCGGCGGGAGCGACGATCGACCGCTTCCGGTCCGAGGGACTCGACCTGGTGCCGGGATCCGGTGCGCTCGCCGCCGCCGTGCCCGGAGCCGTGGACGCCTGGCTGCTGCTGCTACGCGATCACGGCACCTGGTCGGTCGCCGATGCGCTGGCCTTCGCGATCGGCTACGCGCGCGACGGGCATCCCGTCCTCGAACGCGTGGTCCAGACGATCGCGAGCGTCTCCGGGCTCTTCCGCGATCACTGGCGGACGTCGGCGGAGCGGTGGCTGCCGGACGGCGTGGTCCCCCGCGCGGGCGAGCGCATCGCCAACCCCGTCTACGCCGGCGTCCTCGAAGGGCTCGTGGCCGCGGCCGACGCGGCGGCCGGGGCGGGACGGGAGGCGCAGGTGGACGCGGCACGCGCGCGATGGCGCGACGTCGTCGGCCGCGCCGTGGAGGAGTTCGTGCGCACGCCCCACCGCCACTCCGACGGCGCCGAACACGCCGGGGTGATGACGGCGGCCGATGTGGAGGCGTTCTCGGCGGATGTCGAGGACGCCGTCGTGGCGAGGTTCCGCGGGTACGAGGTCGCCAAGACGGGCCCGTGGGGCCAGGGCCCGATCCTGCTTCAGGCGCTCAAGATCCTCGAGGGACTCCCCGACGAGCGCCTCGACCCGTCGACGGCGATCGGCGCCCACACCGTGCTCGAGGCGCTCAAGCTCGCGCTCGCCGACCGCGAGGCCTGGTACGGCGACTCCGACGGGCCGCTCGACGCCGAGTCGCTCGCGCATCTCCTCTCCGACGAGTACGCCGCACAGCGGCGCGCGCTCATCGGCGAGCACGCCTCCCGCGAGGTCCGACCGGGTTCGCCGGGCGGTCGCGTGCCGTCTCCGCTGCCCCCGCTGCGCGCCGACGAGGACGCGGCGGACGCCGCCGGGATCGGCGAGCCCACCGTCGCCGTCGTGCCCATCGGCGCGGAGCACGTCGAACCGGTCGCGGACGCGGGAGGCGCGACGCGCGGGGACACGTGCCACATCGACGTCGTCGACCGCTGGGGCAACGTCATCTCGGCGACGCCATCGGGCGGATGGCTGCAGTCCTCCCCGACGATCCCCGCGCTCGGCTTCTGCCTGGGCACGCGGCTCCAGATGACCTGGCTCGACGCGTCCTCTCCGTCGGCGCTCGTGCCGGGCAGGCGTCCGCGCACGACGCTCACGCCCACGCTCGTGCTGCGCGACGGCCTCCCGGTCATGGCGCTCGGGTCGCCCGGCGGCGATCAGCAGGACCAGTGGCAGCTGCTCATGCTGCTGCGCGTGCTCGTCGGCGGGTACAGCCCGCAGCAGGCGATCGACGCCCCCGCGCTGCACACGACGTCGTTCCCCGGCTCCTTCTGGCCGCGCACGGGGACGCCCGGCGGCGCCGTCGTGGAGGACCGTCTCGGCGACGACGTCGTCCGCGCGCTCGAGGCCAGGGGACACGTCGTCACGCGGTCGGGCGACTGGTCGCTCGGCCGGCTGTCGGCCGTGACGCGCGACCCCGGGACCGGCCTGCTCGGCGCCGCCGCCAACCCGAGAGGGGCGCAGGGATATGCCGCCGGCCGCTGA
- a CDS encoding ABC transporter ATP-binding protein produces the protein MPPAAETAASAPTSASSSAPLLGVRGLEVSYGERPVLHGVDLDVRRGERVAIVGQSGSGKSTLVSALFGLLPGAGRITAGSIDLDGDDLLGDASRVRAARGRRIGLVPQDPASSLNPTMSIGDHVADALRRDGLRGERLHRGLVELLDEAGVPEPERRARQYPHEFSGGMRQRVLIARALAREPELLVADEPTSALDVTVQKRILDHLQTLVDSHGTTLLLVTHDLGIAADRADRIVVMLDGRIVEEGTPRQVLRSPAHPYTRRLVEAAPGVHVAEARAGVAEPAETTDARSPDVIVVRDLVKEFSVRGQRGTVRAVDEVSFRVPRGTTTALVGESGSGKTTISRILLGLERPTSGAALVDGTDLATCTRAERRDARRRVQPVFQDPYGSLDPTHTVQRIVDEPLRVFRVGDRASRARRVAELLDAVALPADTAHRRPSELSGGQRQRVAIARALALEPALLVCDEAVSALDVLVQQQVLELMAGLQRRLGVSYLFITHDLAVVREIADNVVILRQGRIEEAGSVDDVYLSPQAEYTRELLGAIPGASLLG, from the coding sequence ATGCCGCCGGCCGCTGAGACCGCCGCATCCGCCCCGACGTCCGCGTCATCGTCCGCGCCGCTGCTCGGCGTGCGCGGGCTCGAGGTGAGCTACGGCGAGCGCCCCGTGCTCCACGGCGTGGACCTCGACGTCCGGCGCGGCGAGCGGGTGGCGATCGTCGGGCAGTCCGGATCGGGGAAGTCGACCCTCGTGTCCGCGCTGTTCGGCCTGCTGCCGGGCGCAGGCCGGATCACGGCGGGGAGCATCGACCTCGACGGGGACGATCTGCTGGGCGACGCGTCGAGGGTGCGCGCGGCGCGCGGGCGCCGCATCGGCCTCGTGCCGCAGGACCCGGCGTCGAGCCTCAACCCGACGATGAGCATCGGCGATCACGTCGCGGACGCGCTGCGACGCGACGGGCTCCGCGGCGAGCGCCTGCACCGCGGCCTCGTCGAGCTGCTCGACGAGGCCGGCGTGCCCGAGCCGGAGCGCCGCGCACGCCAGTATCCGCACGAGTTCTCGGGCGGGATGCGCCAGCGCGTGCTCATCGCCCGCGCCCTCGCGCGCGAGCCCGAGCTGCTCGTCGCCGACGAGCCGACCTCGGCGCTCGACGTCACGGTGCAGAAGCGCATCCTCGACCATCTGCAGACCCTCGTGGACTCCCACGGCACGACGCTGCTCCTCGTCACGCACGATCTCGGCATCGCCGCCGATCGCGCGGACCGGATCGTCGTCATGCTCGACGGGCGCATCGTCGAGGAGGGCACCCCTCGGCAGGTGCTGCGCAGCCCCGCCCATCCCTACACCCGTCGCCTCGTCGAGGCCGCGCCCGGCGTGCACGTCGCCGAGGCGCGCGCGGGCGTCGCGGAGCCGGCCGAGACGACGGATGCCCGCTCGCCCGACGTCATCGTGGTGCGCGACCTCGTGAAGGAGTTCTCCGTGCGCGGACAGCGCGGAACGGTGCGCGCCGTCGACGAGGTCTCGTTCCGCGTGCCGCGCGGGACCACCACGGCGCTCGTCGGCGAATCGGGATCCGGCAAGACGACGATCTCGCGGATCCTGCTCGGGCTGGAGCGCCCCACGTCCGGCGCCGCTCTCGTCGACGGGACGGATCTCGCGACGTGCACGCGCGCGGAGCGACGCGACGCCCGGCGGCGCGTGCAGCCGGTCTTCCAGGACCCCTACGGGTCGCTCGACCCGACGCACACCGTGCAGCGGATCGTCGACGAGCCGCTGCGGGTGTTCCGCGTCGGCGACCGCGCGTCCCGCGCGCGCCGGGTCGCCGAGCTGCTCGACGCGGTGGCGCTCCCCGCCGACACGGCGCACCGCCGGCCGTCCGAGCTCTCGGGCGGCCAGCGCCAGCGCGTCGCGATCGCGCGTGCGCTCGCGCTCGAGCCCGCGCTGCTCGTGTGCGACGAGGCCGTCTCGGCGCTCGACGTGCTCGTGCAGCAGCAGGTGCTCGAGCTGATGGCCGGGCTGCAGCGGCGGCTCGGCGTCTCGTACCTGTTCATCACGCACGATCTGGCGGTCGTGCGTGAGATCGCCGATAACGTGGTCATCCTGCGGCAGGGACGCATCGAGGAGGCCGGAAGCGTCGACGACGTGTACCTCTCGCCGCAGGCGGAGTACACACGCGAGCTGCTAGGAGCGATCCCCGGTGCAAGCCTCCTCGGATGA
- a CDS encoding GntR family transcriptional regulator: MQASSDDADDGSPPAVPSYPSGGVSSGVQDAIRRDIITGTLLPGERVTEASLAQRYAVSRVPVREALRGLESEGFIASRPHAGSRVAAIPMDEAEDLFDVRETLEVATARRAAARAAALWSRQDSPQEWWDTRRELARLLDRGDEVAARDDLDALVDVNDRLHLAIGELAASPTLQRLLRQLSWKIEWLYASDRQARGSGRWPDHRAIVSAIDAGDPDRAGELMREHVRGTRSTFFARYASRLPPQGAGSEA; encoded by the coding sequence GTGCAAGCCTCCTCGGATGACGCCGACGACGGGAGCCCTCCCGCCGTCCCCTCCTATCCGTCCGGCGGGGTCTCGTCGGGCGTGCAGGACGCCATCCGCCGCGACATCATCACCGGGACCCTCCTCCCCGGCGAGCGGGTGACGGAGGCCTCCCTCGCCCAGCGCTACGCGGTCTCCCGCGTGCCGGTGCGCGAGGCGCTGCGCGGGCTCGAGAGCGAGGGCTTCATCGCGTCCCGTCCGCACGCGGGATCGCGCGTGGCGGCGATCCCCATGGACGAGGCCGAGGACCTCTTCGACGTCCGCGAGACGCTCGAGGTCGCCACCGCGCGCCGCGCGGCCGCCCGGGCCGCCGCGCTGTGGTCGCGGCAGGACAGCCCGCAGGAGTGGTGGGACACACGACGAGAGCTCGCCCGGCTGCTCGACAGGGGGGACGAGGTGGCCGCGCGCGACGACCTCGACGCGCTCGTCGACGTGAACGACCGCCTCCACCTCGCGATCGGCGAGCTCGCCGCATCCCCCACCCTCCAGCGCCTGCTGCGTCAGCTGTCCTGGAAGATCGAGTGGCTCTACGCCTCCGACCGGCAGGCGCGCGGCAGCGGGCGCTGGCCCGACCATCGCGCGATCGTCAGCGCGATCGACGCCGGGGACCCCGATCGCGCCGGCGAGCTGATGCGGGAGCACGTGCGGGGCACCCGGTCCACGTTCTTCGCCCGGTACGCATCGCGTCTTCCCCCGCAGGGCGCGGGCTCCGAGGCCTGA
- the purS gene encoding phosphoribosylformylglycinamidine synthase subunit PurS, whose protein sequence is MPTIVVDVMPKAELLDPQGKAVTGSLSRLGHGAFQNVRIGKRIELTVDGDVTDAVLAEARTIADEILSNGVIEDVVSIEVVE, encoded by the coding sequence ATGCCCACCATCGTCGTCGACGTCATGCCCAAGGCCGAGCTGCTGGACCCGCAGGGCAAGGCCGTCACCGGGTCGCTCTCGCGGCTGGGCCATGGCGCCTTCCAGAACGTCCGCATCGGCAAGCGCATCGAGCTGACCGTCGACGGCGACGTCACGGACGCCGTGCTCGCCGAGGCCAGGACGATCGCCGACGAGATCCTCTCGAACGGCGTCATCGAGGACGTCGTGAGCATCGAGGTCGTCGAGTGA
- the purQ gene encoding phosphoribosylformylglycinamidine synthase subunit PurQ, which translates to MTARIGVITFPGSLDDRDAQRAVRIAGGEPVALWHGSHDLEGVDAVILPGGFSYGDYLRAGAIAALAPIMTEVKDAAAKGVPVLGICNGFQMLVEAHLLPGGLIRNAHQQFIRRDQRLRVENASTAWTNAFDEHAEIVIPLKNADGGYIADDETLKRIEGEGQVAFRYLGVNPNGSLNDIAGVSNDRGNVVGLMPHPEHAVEPGFGPGTPAAMRSGVDGLAFFTSAIAAVVAQAA; encoded by the coding sequence GTGACGGCCCGGATCGGGGTGATCACGTTCCCCGGCTCGCTCGACGACCGCGACGCGCAGCGCGCCGTGCGGATCGCGGGCGGCGAGCCGGTCGCCCTCTGGCACGGCTCGCACGACCTCGAGGGCGTCGACGCCGTCATCCTCCCCGGCGGGTTCTCCTACGGCGACTATCTGCGCGCAGGCGCCATCGCCGCGCTCGCGCCGATCATGACCGAGGTCAAGGACGCCGCCGCGAAGGGCGTCCCGGTCCTCGGCATCTGCAACGGCTTCCAGATGCTCGTCGAGGCGCACCTGCTGCCGGGCGGGCTCATCCGCAACGCCCATCAGCAGTTCATCCGCCGCGATCAGCGGCTGCGCGTCGAGAACGCCTCGACCGCCTGGACGAACGCGTTCGACGAGCACGCCGAGATCGTCATCCCTCTCAAGAACGCCGACGGCGGCTACATCGCCGACGACGAGACGCTGAAGCGCATCGAGGGCGAGGGCCAGGTCGCGTTCCGCTACCTCGGCGTCAACCCCAACGGCTCGCTGAACGACATCGCGGGCGTCTCGAACGACCGCGGCAACGTCGTCGGCCTCATGCCCCACCCCGAGCACGCGGTCGAGCCCGGCTTCGGGCCCGGCACCCCCGCCGCGATGCGCTCGGGGGTCGACGGGCTCGCCTTCTTCACCTCGGCGATCGCCGCCGTGGTGGCGCAGGCCGCGTAG
- a CDS encoding citrate/2-methylcitrate synthase, which translates to MSAPPPRLTAGQAAARLGVKPETLYAYVSRGLIGRTRTASGSFFDPLEVEAFAVRRTRRATAASPDGARRSDGEPLMVLDTDIALVEDDELFLRGEPAARLAREQSFDAVAAWLWGERWDVGRRLRAPATFVETARGLVAALPSTASWIDRVVVAVRALATADPLRDDVGPRSLARVGEIVVAGIPRSLAPHAGIAEEASAPEALWQALTGSVPSPVEAAAVNAAMVLSVDHDLAVSTLAGRVAASARASGYAVVTSALGAFDSPLHGNASQAAAQLLGDVVGGMPADVAIGMQLRTLGRGAPGFGHSHYRGVDARAGALLRAIEPLDPERTVGVAVDALREAMRPTGLHPNLDLALAALTVAAGMPVDAGALVFATARVAGWIAHASDEYGSPPMRLRPRGRYTGPAPDWSRVEAGDG; encoded by the coding sequence ATGAGCGCTCCTCCCCCGCGGCTGACGGCGGGCCAGGCGGCGGCCCGGCTCGGCGTCAAGCCCGAGACCCTCTACGCGTACGTCTCGCGCGGACTCATCGGGCGCACGAGGACGGCCTCGGGCTCGTTCTTCGACCCGCTGGAGGTCGAGGCGTTCGCGGTGCGGCGCACCCGGCGCGCGACGGCGGCGTCGCCGGACGGCGCGAGGCGTTCGGACGGCGAGCCCCTCATGGTGCTCGACACCGACATCGCCCTCGTCGAGGACGACGAGCTGTTCCTCCGGGGCGAGCCGGCCGCACGGCTCGCGCGCGAGCAGTCGTTCGACGCGGTGGCGGCGTGGCTGTGGGGCGAGAGGTGGGACGTCGGCCGGCGTCTCCGTGCACCCGCGACGTTCGTCGAGACCGCTCGCGGGCTCGTCGCGGCGCTTCCGTCGACCGCGTCGTGGATCGACCGCGTCGTGGTCGCGGTGCGCGCGCTCGCGACCGCCGACCCGCTCAGGGACGACGTCGGCCCGCGATCACTGGCCCGCGTCGGCGAGATCGTCGTCGCGGGCATCCCGCGATCGCTCGCGCCGCACGCCGGCATCGCCGAGGAGGCCTCGGCGCCCGAGGCGCTGTGGCAGGCGCTCACCGGATCCGTGCCGTCCCCGGTCGAGGCGGCGGCCGTCAACGCGGCCATGGTGCTGTCGGTCGATCATGACCTCGCCGTCTCGACGCTCGCCGGACGCGTGGCGGCGTCGGCCCGCGCGTCCGGCTACGCGGTGGTGACCTCGGCGCTCGGCGCGTTCGACTCTCCGCTGCACGGCAACGCCAGCCAGGCGGCCGCGCAGCTGCTCGGCGACGTCGTCGGAGGCATGCCCGCCGACGTCGCCATCGGGATGCAGCTCCGGACGCTCGGACGCGGGGCGCCGGGGTTCGGGCATTCTCACTATCGCGGCGTGGATGCGCGGGCCGGGGCTCTCCTCCGCGCGATCGAGCCGCTCGACCCGGAGAGGACGGTGGGCGTCGCCGTCGATGCGCTCCGCGAGGCGATGCGCCCGACCGGGCTCCATCCGAACCTCGATCTTGCGCTCGCTGCGCTCACGGTCGCCGCGGGCATGCCGGTCGATGCGGGCGCGCTCGTCTTCGCGACCGCCCGCGTCGCGGGATGGATCGCCCACGCGTCGGACGAGTACGGCAGTCCTCCGATGCGTCTCCGGCCGCGCGGCCGGTACACCGGGCCGGCGCCGGACTGGTCGCGCGTGGAGGCCGGAGACGGCTGA
- a CDS encoding citrate/2-methylcitrate synthase: MSVQPDRMNPSLIAVPRGLTNVAVTDTEISDVHGLEGYYQYREHSAIDLARHATLEEVWHLFLFGALPGPARAARFADVLRSADDDADVHELVAALAPLGPDVLHGVKAAWPLLSARRGMRPVYDLTEEERRDDALLLTAALPPLLTALWRRANGDAAGPALPDRGVVANYLHQLTGRVPTAQEERALSAYLIAVVDHGLNASTFTARVIASTGADVASALAGALGSLTGPLHGGAPSRVLDALDRIESPHDIGPWIRGELAAGRRLMGFGHAVYRTADPRSELLKAIALDLGGDRVELALRFEEEADHALAASKPGRALHANVEFYAAIVMERVGVPREMFTPTFALARAIGWSAHIVEQAADPKIIRPSARYTGPALRRA; encoded by the coding sequence ATGTCGGTGCAGCCCGACCGGATGAATCCGTCCCTGATCGCCGTGCCCCGCGGCCTGACGAACGTGGCCGTGACCGACACGGAGATCAGCGACGTCCACGGCCTCGAGGGCTACTACCAGTACCGCGAGCACTCGGCGATCGACCTCGCCCGGCACGCGACCCTGGAGGAGGTCTGGCATCTGTTCCTCTTCGGAGCGCTGCCCGGCCCGGCCCGGGCCGCCCGCTTCGCGGACGTCCTCCGGTCCGCCGACGACGACGCCGACGTGCACGAGCTCGTCGCCGCGCTGGCGCCGCTCGGGCCGGACGTGCTCCACGGCGTGAAGGCGGCCTGGCCGCTCCTCTCCGCACGGCGGGGGATGCGGCCCGTCTACGACCTGACCGAGGAGGAGCGCCGCGACGACGCGCTGCTGCTCACCGCAGCGCTCCCCCCTCTCCTCACCGCGCTCTGGCGGCGCGCGAACGGCGACGCGGCGGGGCCGGCGCTGCCGGACCGGGGCGTCGTCGCGAACTACCTCCACCAGCTCACGGGACGCGTGCCCACGGCGCAGGAGGAACGGGCGCTCTCCGCGTACCTCATCGCCGTCGTCGACCACGGCCTGAACGCGTCCACGTTCACGGCGCGGGTCATCGCCTCCACGGGCGCGGATGTCGCCTCGGCTCTCGCAGGAGCGCTGGGCTCGCTCACGGGCCCCCTCCACGGCGGAGCGCCCTCGCGCGTCCTGGACGCCCTCGACCGGATCGAGAGCCCGCACGACATCGGGCCGTGGATTCGCGGAGAACTCGCCGCGGGCCGGCGGCTCATGGGGTTCGGGCACGCCGTCTACCGGACGGCCGATCCCCGCTCCGAGCTGCTCAAGGCCATCGCGCTCGACCTCGGCGGCGATCGGGTCGAGCTCGCCCTGCGCTTCGAGGAGGAGGCGGATCATGCCCTCGCCGCGTCGAAGCCCGGTCGGGCGCTCCACGCGAACGTCGAGTTCTACGCCGCGATCGTGATGGAACGGGTCGGGGTGCCTCGCGAGATGTTCACCCCCACGTTCGCGCTCGCCCGCGCGATCGGATGGTCCGCCCACATCGTCGAGCAGGCGGCGGACCCCAAGATCATCCGACCGTCGGCACGGTACACGGGACCCGCGCTCCGGCGCGCGTGA
- a CDS encoding NAD(P)-dependent oxidoreductase, whose amino-acid sequence MTSLTVAVPHEQLAEDVRARLDPSLDIDVVLWDGADAPPRERIDLVVPPYMRQGRMLARLGEIAPRLVQGQAIGFEGVEDRLPAGIVYANASSVHETATAELTLTLILAAQRRLDVVIRNQERATWDSIGTPGLADRRVVLLGYGGVGRAIARRLEGFEAELVPVASRARDEDGLRVRGIADLPALLPTADVLVNALPGGAGTRRLIDDAALSALPDGALLVNIGRGPTVDTDALVDHVRRGRIRVASDVFDPEPLPADHPLWSLDGAIVSPHMGGRSDAMRPRIARLVAEQAERLARGEEPVNVVIRT is encoded by the coding sequence ATGACCTCCCTCACCGTCGCCGTCCCGCACGAGCAGCTCGCCGAGGATGTGAGGGCGCGGCTCGATCCCTCGCTCGACATCGACGTCGTCCTCTGGGACGGGGCGGACGCGCCGCCGCGCGAGCGCATCGACCTCGTCGTCCCGCCGTACATGCGGCAGGGACGGATGCTGGCGAGGCTGGGCGAGATCGCGCCCCGGCTCGTGCAGGGGCAGGCGATCGGGTTCGAGGGCGTCGAGGATCGGCTGCCCGCCGGCATCGTCTACGCGAACGCGTCGAGCGTGCACGAGACGGCCACCGCCGAGCTGACCCTGACGCTCATCCTCGCCGCGCAGCGCCGGCTCGACGTCGTGATCCGGAACCAGGAACGCGCCACCTGGGACAGCATCGGGACGCCGGGCCTCGCCGACCGCCGCGTCGTCCTGCTCGGATACGGCGGCGTCGGGAGGGCCATCGCCCGCCGGCTCGAGGGCTTCGAGGCCGAGCTCGTGCCCGTCGCCTCGCGTGCCCGCGACGAGGACGGACTCCGCGTCCGCGGGATCGCGGACCTCCCCGCCCTGCTGCCCACCGCCGACGTCCTCGTCAACGCCCTGCCCGGAGGGGCGGGCACCCGCCGCCTCATCGACGACGCCGCGCTGTCGGCGCTTCCCGACGGCGCCCTGCTCGTCAACATCGGACGCGGCCCGACGGTCGACACCGACGCCCTCGTCGATCACGTGCGCCGCGGGCGCATCCGCGTCGCGAGCGACGTCTTCGACCCCGAGCCCCTGCCCGCGGACCACCCGCTGTGGTCGCTCGACGGGGCGATCGTCTCGCCGCACATGGGCGGCCGCTCCGACGCCATGCGGCCGCGGATCGCGCGGCTCGTCGCGGAGCAGGCCGAGCGCCTCGCGCGCGGCGAGGAGCCGGTCAACGTCGTCATCCGCACCTGA
- a CDS encoding LLM class flavin-dependent oxidoreductase yields MTRELHLAGIYASPGGNLGGWRFPGSPQAADTDPRFLIAQARRLEAAGFDAVFFADQLAVPDVHPDVVERVSTVNDSLEPITMLSAIAAATERIGLIATTSISYNTPSAIARQFASLDRISRGRAGWNVVTSLTDAEARNFGRSAHTDHEARYRQAEEAVREVYRLWDEGGIARVSPQGRPLITQAGASPSGRALAARHGELVFSGSTRLEDALEYAGDIRRRAEEEGRDPASVLVLPILATVVAPTRAEAEDKHDALTSLLHPRVALGDLEFWLGSVDLRSHDLDGPLPELPVTNQSHSHQRAVYDTARREDLTIRQFVQRAISAVDHIVVGTPDEIADRVEEWFELGAADGFNLMFPYAPGSIDDFVDLVVPELRRRGLFRTEYRGRTLRDHLGLVRPDGGSSAR; encoded by the coding sequence ATGACCCGTGAGCTGCACCTCGCCGGCATCTACGCCTCGCCCGGGGGCAACCTCGGCGGCTGGCGGTTCCCCGGCTCGCCGCAGGCGGCCGACACCGATCCCCGCTTCCTCATCGCGCAGGCGCGCAGGCTCGAGGCGGCCGGATTCGACGCGGTCTTCTTCGCCGACCAGCTGGCGGTGCCCGACGTCCATCCCGACGTCGTCGAGCGCGTGTCGACCGTCAACGACAGCCTCGAGCCGATCACGATGCTCTCGGCCATCGCGGCCGCGACCGAGCGGATCGGCCTCATCGCGACGACGTCGATCTCGTACAACACGCCGTCGGCCATCGCCCGGCAGTTCGCGTCGCTGGACCGGATCTCCCGAGGCCGCGCCGGATGGAACGTCGTGACGAGCCTCACCGACGCCGAGGCGCGCAACTTCGGCCGGTCGGCGCACACCGACCACGAGGCACGGTACCGGCAGGCCGAGGAGGCCGTCCGGGAGGTCTACCGGCTCTGGGACGAGGGCGGGATCGCGCGCGTGAGCCCGCAGGGGCGCCCGCTCATCACCCAGGCCGGCGCATCGCCGTCCGGCCGTGCTCTCGCCGCCCGTCACGGCGAGCTGGTGTTCTCCGGATCGACGCGGCTGGAGGACGCGCTGGAGTACGCCGGCGACATCCGCCGTCGCGCGGAGGAGGAGGGGAGGGACCCGGCCTCCGTGCTCGTCCTGCCGATCCTCGCCACGGTCGTCGCCCCGACCCGCGCGGAGGCGGAGGACAAGCACGATGCGCTCACGTCGCTCCTGCACCCGCGCGTCGCCCTGGGCGACCTGGAGTTCTGGCTCGGCAGCGTCGACCTGCGGAGCCACGATCTCGACGGCCCGCTGCCGGAGCTGCCCGTCACCAATCAGAGTCACAGTCATCAGCGCGCGGTCTACGACACGGCGCGTCGTGAGGACCTCACCATCCGCCAGTTCGTGCAGCGTGCCATCAGCGCGGTGGACCACATCGTCGTCGGCACGCCCGACGAGATCGCCGACCGCGTCGAGGAGTGGTTCGAGCTCGGCGCCGCCGACGGGTTCAACCTGATGTTCCCGTACGCGCCGGGGAGCATCGACGACTTCGTCGACCTCGTCGTGCCCGAGCTGCGCCGCCGCGGTCTCTTCCGCACGGAGTACCGTGGTCGCACCCTCCGCGACCACCTCGGCCTCGTGCGGCCCGACGGCGGGTCGTCGGCCCGCTGA
- a CDS encoding LLM class flavin-dependent oxidoreductase — MTQPARPVDIGVLVPVGHAPGEEFEDWAGSVRRWEDLGVTALVVEDDGAGDVTALEPLTLLSALATATERIGLVASVPADGEAAYAFARKIASLDHLSAGRAGWRLVASRTVAGGWVTPSDGDRAAYADEVVEAVRGLWDTVADDAFPRDQESGVFLDRRGRRTLDHRGTHVVTSGPINVSRPPQGHPVLVQTAASADELSAAARRADVVVVDDAAVATGLDAALAAHGRARETVRAWRRVPGAAPPDTLVERVAAETLDGVLLAFDDVRTADGALSRLLPLLRERGLAGSRGSGTLRAALSLPRPALAIADMEADA, encoded by the coding sequence ATGACGCAGCCCGCCCGCCCCGTCGACATCGGGGTGCTCGTCCCGGTCGGGCATGCGCCCGGCGAGGAATTCGAGGACTGGGCCGGCAGCGTCCGCCGGTGGGAGGACCTCGGCGTCACCGCGCTCGTCGTCGAGGACGACGGCGCGGGAGACGTGACCGCCCTGGAGCCGTTGACGCTGCTCTCCGCACTGGCGACCGCGACCGAGCGCATCGGTCTCGTCGCCTCCGTCCCGGCCGACGGCGAGGCGGCCTACGCGTTCGCCCGCAAGATCGCGTCGCTCGACCACCTCTCGGCGGGACGGGCGGGCTGGCGCCTCGTCGCGTCGCGGACGGTCGCCGGCGGATGGGTGACGCCCTCCGACGGCGACCGGGCCGCCTACGCCGACGAGGTCGTCGAGGCCGTCCGCGGGCTGTGGGACACGGTCGCCGACGACGCGTTCCCGCGCGATCAGGAGTCGGGCGTCTTCCTCGACCGCCGCGGACGCCGAACACTCGACCACCGCGGGACGCACGTCGTGACGTCCGGGCCGATCAACGTCTCGCGCCCGCCCCAGGGACACCCGGTGCTCGTCCAGACCGCGGCGTCGGCGGACGAGCTGTCCGCGGCCGCCCGCCGGGCCGACGTCGTCGTGGTCGACGACGCGGCCGTCGCGACGGGACTCGACGCCGCGCTCGCCGCGCACGGCCGCGCGCGCGAGACGGTGAGGGCGTGGCGGCGCGTGCCGGGAGCCGCCCCGCCCGACACGCTCGTCGAGCGCGTCGCAGCGGAGACCCTCGACGGCGTCCTCCTCGCGTTCGACGACGTGCGCACGGCCGACGGGGCCCTCTCCCGTCTGCTTCCGCTCCTGCGGGAGCGCGGTCTCGCCGGGAGCCGCGGGAGCGGAACCCTGCGCGCGGCTCTGAGCCTGCCGCGTCCCGCCCTCGCGATCGCCGACATGGAGGCCGACGCATGA